In Iodobacter fluviatilis, the DNA window CTGCGTTTAAAAGCTTCGGTGAGCACGGTGCTATCGTCGGGTAAGTAGGATGCCCCGGCCACTTTATGGCCTCTTTTTTTAAGCGTTTCCAGAATGTGGGCAAAGTGCTTATCCTGACGACGTCCGGACAAGATTTCGTCGCCAATAATAAACAGATGAAATGTAGCCATAGAGCGTCTCTTTTGGTGAGCTTTAAGCAGGATTGAGTTGATTCAGGCACTTTTTTATTGGGCGCATCAGCAGGATGCACCTGAAGCGCGATCACCCAGTATGTTCTGTGAATTTTATCATCGCAATGCTTGATTTTATATTCATCAGGCATATTGAACTTGTGCAGGTTTTATCCGCCCAAGCCAGCAAGGTTATTAATAATACTTTGATCCCTGTTGGTCGCTTGTTTATGATCAATCTTTTCTGTCTTCCTAATTCAAAATGTCCACATATCCCAGCCCTTCATTTGAACAAAAAATTTGCCCGCCCGATGAATTAGCCGCAAGGCTGGCCAGCCTGCCGCGCCCTTTGGTTTTTACCAATGGCTGTTTTGATATTTTGCATCGTGGCCATGTGACTTGCTTGGCGCAGGCGCGTGCATTGGGAGCGGGTTTGGTGGTGGCGATTAATACCGATGCTTCGGTTAAACGTCTTGGTAAGGGGGACGACAGGCCGGTGAATCATACTGAGCAGCGTGCTGCGGTGCTGGCTGCACTGGAATGCGTGAGCCTAGTAACATGGTTTGATGTCGATACCCCGCTGGATGTCATTCTGACCGTTCGCCCTGATGTGCTGGTTAAAGGGGGCGATTGGGCGCCAGAGCATATTGTGGGCAGCCAGCAGGTGCTGGAGTGGGGCGGGAGCGTGCATTCAATCCCCTTCTTATTTGCGACTTCTACCACCGAAACAATTAAGCGGATTCGTCAAAGCTCATGAGCTCACGCAATAATTTATTAATTGATTTTGTAAATGAACTGGGTGACCAGGGCTATTTGCATCCGCAGTTTTTTGCCCAGCTGGGTATGCTGTTATTTGCGCTGGCATTTGCATGGTGGGTGAATCGTACTGTAAAGCGCAGAGTCAATCCAGATCAGAACAGCTGGCACTGGCGTATGGGAGGGGAAGGATTACTGCGGGCGTTTTTCCCTTTAAATGCATATTTATTAGTGGTTTTATCGGGCGTTATTCTTAAGGTTTGGTTTGTGCCGCCCTTTAAGCTGATTGCTCTGGCGAGTGTGCTTCTGCTGGCCATGGCCAATATTCGTATTCTGGTTTATGTGATACGCCGCGTTTTTGATGGCGCATCTTGGGTGATGCGCTGGGAGAAATATATCTCCGGATCGATCTGGTTTATTTATGCCCTGCATGTATTGGGTATTTCGCCAGAAGTCGCTGAAATGCTTGACAGCATCAGCCTGCCGGTGGGTAAAGCGCATATCTCGGTATTAACCATCGGGCAGGGCCTGTTGTCTGTTGCCGCAACCCTGCTGATTGCGATGTGGATGGGCCGGGAGTTAGAGCGGCGGCTGATGTCCAGCCAGATGATGGATATGAATGTCCGTGTGGTGCTGTCTAAGATATCCAGCGTGCTGTTGTTGATTTTTGCCATTGTGATTGCCCTGCCCCTTGTGGGAATTGATTTAACGGTGTTGTCTGTCTTTGGTGGTGCGGTGGGTGTGGGCTTGGGTTTTGGCTTGCAGAAAATTGCTTCTAATTATTTATCTGGTTTTATTATTTTGCTCGATCGTTCAATTAAAATTGGCGATTTGGTGCAGATTGACAATCGCCTTGGCACCATTAGCAGCATTACGGCGCGTTATGTGGTTTTAAAATCTGCGGATGGTACAGAGGCCCTGGTGCCAAATGACACGCTGATTACCTCCACGGTGGTGAATCAATCGTATAACGATAAATCGATTTGGACTTCACTGCCTATTCAAGTGGCATATGGTACAGATTTAGATTTTGTATTAGATTTACTCAAATCAGTGACCGAAGGCGAGGCGCGAATTTTAAGTACGCCCGCACCAGGGGCCTTTGTTTCGGCCTTTGCAGATAGCGGTATTAATCTGGTATTAGGCTTTTGGCTGGCCGATCCTGAAAATGGTCAGCTTTCTTTGCGATCTGGTCTAAATCTAAAGATCTGGCGCTTGTTTCAAGAGCACAATATTGAGATTCCTTACCCTAGGCGTGAAGTGACCGTGCTGAATTCGACGGCATTAAAGCCGCCACTTGATGCTGCCTGATCGGCAAGTCTTGCGTAGAATCCGTGCTTACAAAAAATAAAACAGGCTGCTGGCCTGTGTGGAGATAAGAAAATGAACTGGCTTAATGGGCTGATCGATCTACCTTGGTGGGCTTATATCGTAGTAGCTTTGGTATTGACACATATTACGATTGCATCTGTAACCATTTATTTGCACCGGCATCAGGCGCACCGTGCGCTGGATTTACACCCGATTGCCAGTCATTTTTTTCGTTTCTGGCTTTGGTTAACTACAGGGCAGATCACTAAGGAATGGGCGTCTATTCACCGTAAACACCATGCCAAGTGTGAAACAGCAGAAGACCCGCACAGCCCGCAAATTTACGGCATCAAAAAAGTATTTTGGGAAGGCTACGAGTTGTATCGGGCTGAAGCTGCAAATAAAGAAACCATGCAAAAGTATGGCCACGGCACGCCTGATGATTTCTTAGAGCGCCATCTTTATAGCAAGCACAATACGCTTGGCCCCGTTGTGATGCTGCTGATCGATCTTTGCCTGTTTGGCGTTAATGGCATCTGGATTTGGGCCGTGCAAATGATCTGGATTCCCCTGACCGCTGCCGGCATTATTAATGGCATTGGCCACTACTGGGGGTATCGCAATTTTGAATGCGAAGATGCATCCACCAATATTGTTCCATGGGGAATTATGATTGGCGGTGAAGAATTGCATAATAATCACCATACTTTTGGTACATCGGCCAAACTGTCTTATAAATGGTTTGAATTTGATATCGGCTGGATGTATATCCGCAGCCTGCAGATTTGTGGCTTGGCAAAGGTACGTAAAATTGCGCCTAAAATGACTTTATCTGCAGCGGCAAAACGTGAATTGGACGAAGCCTCTTTACAAGCGATTATTGCAAATCGCTATGCGATTGCTGCCAACTATGCGCGAACCTTAAAAGGCACGGTAGGCGAAGAAGTAGAACGTATGCGCAATAGCGCCAAATTGCCGCAAATTGATTTTGATCCCGTACGGCAAATGAAAATCTGGCTTAAGCAGGATGCCAAAGATACGCCCGAGCAAGATCAGAAAATCCTGGCGAAGGTGCTGGCAGAAAGCACCGTGCTGGAGCAAATTTATCAGATGCGCCAAGAGTTAACCCGTTTGTGGGAGCGCTCTGCCTTATCCCGACCAGAGCTGGTGAAACTGCTGCAAGACTGGTGTAACAGAGCAGAAGCCAGCGGTATTGCCGCCCTGCAAGACTTCTCATTCCGGCTGCGCACCGTGGTTTAATCATATAAAAAAGGCGAACGATGGTTCGCCTTTTTTATCATTGGTACATTAACAGCCGTCATTCCACCTCCGTATAAAACCCAAATCTTGAACCACTGAGGGCTCAGAGAACACGGAGTTTCAAGGAGAATACCTTCTTTTCTATATGGTTTTCTCCGTGGACCTCTGTGCTCTCATTTTCCTCCCTAGTTTAAGGTTTGGGTTTCGCGGAGTGGGAGCAGTTTAAAATTTGGCAATCTCAGCACATTGTGGGATTATTTTTAATATTATTTAACTTCTGGAGTTCTAAATGTCTTCAATTCAGCGTTATCACGTCGGCCCGCGTTTATCTGAAATTGTGGTGCACAATAATACGGTTTATCTGGCCGGGCAAATTGCGGAAAATCTGGAAGCGGATGCAAAAAGCCAAGCCGTTGAAGTATTGGGCTTTATTGATAAATTATTAGGTGAAATTGGCTCGGATAAACAAAAGATTCTTTCGGTCACTATTTATCTGGCAGATATGGCCGATTACGATGCAATGAATATCGCATGGTCTGAATGGGTGCCTGCCGGTCATACCCCTTGCCGCGCAACGGTTGAGGCTCGCCTTGCTGATCCGCGTTATAAAGTAGAAATGTCGGTGATTGCTGCCTTGTAAGCAGGGCGGCTTGTGCCGCCTAGCGATGGGTAGGCTTGAGTGCAGATGAGGACGCTATGAAACATATTTTATTGGGCTATATCGCGGGCTGGACGGATTGGTCTGGCTTGCCGCTAGAGCGCGATGCCGCAAGGCTGACGCATATTTGCTATGCCTTTGCCAATATTCAGGATGGCGAAGTAGTGCTGTTTACGGAACAAAGTAAAGATCAAAGCCAGCCTCGTGCGGAGGAGGGGATTGCGCATTTACGCGGGCTGCGCTCTAGGCATCCTCATCTTAAATTATTGATTTCTATTGGCGGTTGGGCAGCAGAAGGCTTCTCGGACGCAGCTTTAACGGCCCGCTCTCGCGAGCAGTTTGCGGCCTCTGCAATTCGCTTTATGCATCTGCATGGTTTTGATGGCATTGATCTGGATTGGGAATATCCAGCCAATGATATGGCAGGGATTAAGGCAAGGCCGGAAGACAAGCACAATTTCACATTATTACTGGCCGAGCTGCGCCGCCAGCTGAATGCCGAATCCAAAGCGCATGGCGATCCTTATTTGCTGACTATCGCTGCCGGTGCGGGCCAGTATTATCTTGATGGTGTAGAGATGCCCGCAGTGGCCGAGCTATGCGATTTTGTTAATTTAATGACTTACGATTTTTATAATGGCTGGGCGACTCGTGCTGGTCATCACAGCAATCTGTTTAATACCCCGGCAGATCAGGAAGGCGATAGCTGTGCCAAATCAGTGGCCTTACTGACGGCCAATGGCCTGCCTGCCCATAAACTGGTTTTAGGCTGTGCTTTTTATGGGCGCAGCCTCATTGCACCTGCCTTGGGTGAGGCAGGGCTTGCAAAGAGTAATGGCAGTGCCAGCTATAGCCAGATTGTGCACGAGCTGATTCCGTCCGGCGCAGTAAAACACTGGGATGATGAAGCTAAAGCACCCTGGCTGATGGTCGGGGAGCGTTTTGTCAGCTATGAAGACGAAGCCTCTATTGCTCACAAAATGGCTTTTGTAAAGCAACATGGCCTAGCAGGCGCTTTCTTTTGGGAATACTCAGAAGACCGTGATGGCGTTTTGATGGATGCGCTGTGGGAGGGTTTGCAGTACGAGTAGACCGGTCAGCCGTGGCCGGTTTCATCAACTTAGGCCATAGCGTTAATCGGCATTGCTTAGGGATTACAAGAACACAGTCCTTGTAATCCCTAAGTTATTACTTAAATAAACTACCTATCCGCTGTTCTGCGGACAAGATGTATTTCTGGCCATTGTCTTGCAAGGCTTTGCCATCAAAGCGATCAATGCGGTAGATCGTGCCAAAAGAGAAAGTAGGCGCGGCAACACCGGCTCCACCCACTACTTCAGCTCCGCGGCGTACATTATCGGCCATCCATGAAGTTAAACGCAGATGGTAAGGATTGCGTTGCACTTCGCCTACGTGGCAAGCCAGCGCGGCGATCAGATCGGCTGTGTCGGTGATATTGGTTTCGATCAGCGCATTGGGTGTGGCCATTGCACGCCAGAATTCGGATTGCACCACAAAGCAGGCATGGCCAAGCTTGGCCAGAGCATCCAGCAAGAGGAAATGCGTGCCGATATGCGCGGCGTGGCCGTCGTTGTCGTTAGGCACAACGCATACAGTGGGCTGATATTGTTTGATCAGCGCGGCAATGATTGCTACTTTTTCTGCCCATGCGGCAGGATCGCTTTCGCGAGTCTTTGGATTGACCGCCATCAGGCCGCCGGGAATGGTTTCTTGTAATTCAAACCCCAATACCTGACAGGCACGATCTAGCTCGGCCAGACGTTCTGGCTGGCGTGGCAAATTAGAGCCCAGTGTGACCGCCACATTGATGACGCGGTAGCCATCTTCGCGTGCTAGGCGCAGGGGTAAAGCACCAATAATGCATTCATCATCGGGGTGGGGAGCAAAAACCATGGCCACGGGAGAGGATGCTTGCACTTGCTGAGCCGCAATCGTCAGGCCATCTAAGGTCGTAAACAATGGTGCATCTTGTTTTTGTAACAGGGCGTCGTGGGCCTTAACCAGCTCGATATACGGATTGCTCATGGGCGTCTTCTCCAAGTCTTTTCATTAAGTGAAATTACTTACGCAGTATATGCTTTTGCGCTAAGCGATGGGAGGGGCTGGCCTTGATCTGGATCGTGATCAGGCTGGCTTTTAGTGCAGGCACCTGTGTTGCCACTCCCCACGCTCTGTATTTTTTATAAAGCGGCTAATAATTTGCCGTGCACACCACCAAAACCGCCGTTACTCATAATCAAAATATGATCACCTGCTTGAGCGGCCAGCCGTACGGCTTCTATTAAGAGGTTAAGATCATCAAAGCTTTGTGCTTTTGGTCCTAAGGATGCAAGGGCTTCGCTGCTGCTCCAGCCTAAATTGGCACCATAACAGAAAATCAGATCTGCGCTTTGCAAACTGCCCGGCAGTGCTTCTTTCATGCTGCCCAGCTTCATGGTATTGGATCGCGGCTCCAGTACGGCCAGAATGCGGGCATTGCCTACTTTTTTGCGTAAGCCTGCTACGGTTGTGGCAATGGCCGTTGGGTGGTGGGCAAAGTCGTCGTAAATTGTTATGCCCTTGCTATGGCCTTTGATTTCCATGCGGCGCTTCACGTTTTTAAACTCTGCAAGTGCTGCAATGGCCACAGCAGGGCTAACACCCACATGGCGGGCTGCTGCAATCGCAGCCAGTGCATTCATTTGATTGTGCTCACCGATCAGCGCCCAGTGCAATTCACCTTGGGGTTGATCGCCAAGCAATACTTCAAAGCCATCTTCAAAACATTGACCTGCGCGCCAGCCGGATGCGCCGCCAAAGTATTCCACCTCACTCCAGCAGCCTTTATCCAGAACTCGTTTTAAGCTGTCTTCCTTGCCATTGACAAGCAGACGCCCAAGGCCTGGCACGGTGCGTACTAAATGGTGAAATTGCGTTTCAATTGCGGGCAAATCAGCAAAAATATCAGCGTGATCAAATTCAAGATTATTCAGCACGGCAGTGCGCGGTCGGTAATGCACAAATTTGCTGCGCTTATCAAAGAAAGCGGTATCGTATTCGTCGGCTTCCAGTACAAAAAAAGGTGAGGTGGAGGCGCTGTCCTGGCGTGGTCTGCCTGGGGCTCGGGCGGAGATACCAAAGTTTTCCGGAATGCCGCCGATTAAAAAGCCAGGTGCTAAACCTGCGTATTCTAAAATCCAGGCCAGCATCGAGCTGGTACTGGTTTTACCGTGAGTGCCTGCAACACAGAGCACCCATTTATCCCGCAGCAGATTGTCACCCAGCCATTGCGGGCCGGATGTATACGGCAGGCCGCGGTTCAGGATTTCTTCCATTAAAGGATTGCCGCGTGTAACCACATTGCCGATCACATACAGATCTGCACCTAAAGACAGCTGCTCTGAATCCCAGCCTTCAATCAGCTCAATGCCAAGTGTTTCCAGCTGGGTAGACATCGGGGGGTAAACATTGGCGTCGCAGCCGGTTACTTTATGGCCTGCTGTACGGGCAAGTGCTGCTATGCCGCCCATAAATGTGCCGCAAATTCCGAGAATATGAATATGCATATCGGTTTAAATTCCTAGGGTAATAAGGGTATTGTCATAGATTCATCGCTCGTGTTTGCGTACAATCGTTTTTCTAAACTCTTGTGCAATGGCTTTGTGTCACTTATGTCTAATGTAACTGTATCAACGTCTGTCAATCCGGTAGAAATTGCCCGGATTGCACTAAAAAAGCTTTCTGAACGTGGATTAGCACCAACACCTGAAAATTACACCAAATTTTACAATGCCATTGCCACGATTAAATCGCCAGATGCCAAAACATCGAACGAAACCTTACAAGCATGGCAGTTGCTTTACAAGGTGGAAGATATCCTTGGCGATATGGGCGAAACCACGGGGCAGTTATTAAGTGCTTTAGCCGGTGGTAATGAGGCCATGACCGCCAGTTTAGACCAGCTGCAAGATACAAGACGTGCACATTTAGAGCAGAGTGCCAGCCCTGATGATACGCACAGCAAGCTGGAAAACCTGCTCAACAGCATCATAAATTCTACGTCTGAAATGCATTCATCTGTCACTGCATCGAAAACCGATTTGCTGGCTATCCGTGATTCTGTGCGCAGTATTGAAGAAAACCTAGCCATTAACCGCCAGATTTTAGAGCAAGATGCGCTGACAGGGGCAATGAATCGTCAGGGTTTTGATAATCGCTTAGTGCGTGAAGCTAAGCTTGCACAGCGGCATGGGCATAAGTTATCAGTGGTGCTGTTTGATCTGGATGATTTCAAATTAGTGAATGATCGTTTTGGTCATGCCGTGGGTGATAACGTACTGGTTCATATTGCGGGTCTCGCAAAATCAGTTTTAAGAGAGTCAGATATTCTTGTACGCTATGGCGGTGAAGAGTTTTTGATTTTGCTGGCCGAAACCGATATTCATGGTGCGCGCTATGTTCTTGAGCGTTTGCAGCAGGTCGCCCGCCGCAATCCATTTATGTATAAACAGCAGCGCCTAGATGTGACGTTTTCAACTGGGATTGCCATGTTGCGTGGGGATGAGAATGGCCGCGCACTTGTGCTGCGTGCTGATGAAGCATTATATATGGCCAAACGCAATGGCCGTGGCCTGATTGAATTGGCTCAATAAAGCTTGTTCAGTTAAAAATTGAAACTCTGTTTCTGCCATTATGCTTTGCGGCATAGAGTGCTAAATCAGCATATTCAAGTAGTTTTTTAGAGCTTTCTGTGTGGTCTGGGTAAACCGCCACACCGGCAGAGAAGGTTATTTTGATCGCACTGTTTTGATGCCGGATGGTGATTTTAGAAAAATCTTCACGATATTTGTCAATTTTAATCCTGGCGTTTTCGGCTGAAGCGCCCATCATCAGTATTAAAAACTCTTCCCCCCCTAGGCGGCACACAATATCACTGGTTCTTGCCTGAGAGCTTAAAAAGCGGGCCAGGCATTTGAGTACTTCATCCCCGGCAGGGTGACCATAAGTGTCATTTACCACTTTAAAGTGGTCGATATCAATCATGACCGCACTGAGTGGCATCTGATTCCGTGTCGCTTGGGCTAGCATAATATCTAATGTTTCCGCCAGATATCGGCGGTTGTATAAGCCGGTCAGAGGATCTCTTAAAGCGGCTTCCAGCAGCTTTTCTTGTAAAGAAACGATTTCTTCCAGTTTGGTTTCCAGCTTTAGTTTGGCATCTTGTAATGCATCAAAAGTATGTTTGCGCTGGGTGATGTCTTCATAAGCACCCACAATGCCAATGACAGAGCCATCACTTTCCAGCAGCGGTACATGGTTCAGGCTGATATGGGTGAGTTTTCCGTCGTGAGTGGTAATCGCCCCTTCCTGATTAAGTAGGCTTTGCCCGGTGCGGATGACGGTCTGGGCGAAGGCTTGCAGTGCATTTGCGCGTTCGGGCATCAGCTCAAAGTCTGTTCTGCCGATGATTTCTTCTGATGAACTGACTCCATTGTCATTAGCAAAGTGCCGGTTGCAGCCAATATAGCGGGAATCGGGGTCTTTCCAGAAAACACGAATAGGGATGGCATCCAGTACTGCATTCAGCAAGCGCTGTGCTTTTTCTGCATCTTGTTCTTTTTGTTCTAATTCTTCAGTAAAGGCCAAAAGCTCATGATGCATTTTATTTTGAGCAATATGAGCACGTACCCTTGCGCGTAAAATAGCGCGGCTAATGGGCTTGTTAACGTAATCCACGGCTCCCGCTGCAAAGCCCCGTTCTTCATCGGCTGCGCTTAATAAGGCAGTAACAAAAATAAGTGGAATTTTCGCTGTATCAGGGTTGGCTTTGAGTTGTGCACATACGGAGTAGCCATCCAGCTCCGGCATAATGACATCAAGCAGGATTAAATCCGGCAGATATTCATTGGCTAGTTTTAATGCCGTGTGACCATTGCTGGCGGCGAGCAGCTGGTACTCATCCTCAAGACAAGAGGAGAGGATGGCAATGCTGTCTGGCATGTCATCGACGATTAACACGATCGGCTTAGGTCTGGCAGTAGGTTTACTCATGGCCGGGCTCTTGATGTGTGTTTGCTGACAATAACAATACGCTTGCATTCTGGTTTTAAGGCCTAGATGACGGCTAGCACTTTATGCCACCAGCCGCCATCGCAGGAATGTGGTCTGTGTTTACTTAATTTAAGCCACGTTTGGCAAGCAGGGGAGAAACCTCTGCCGGGCGGCCACGAAATGCCAGCCAAGCACTGGCCGGATCGATAGAATTGCCCACGCTGTAAATTGTGCGATAAAGGCGCTCTGCCGTTGCTGGATCAAAAGCGTTGCCGGTTTCAATAAAAGCATTAAAAGTATCAGCTTCTAAGACTTCGGCCCACATATATACGTAATAGCCCGCGGCATAACCATCACTCGAAAACAGATGACCAAAATGGGGCAGGCGGTGGTTAATGCCCGCAGCTTTGGGCAGGCCGATTTTTTCCAGCGTGGCCGCTTCAAATGCACCGATATCTTGCACGTGTTCAGTTAAATCTAAATGGATTTGTAAATCAAGCAGGGCTGAGCCCAGATAACGCACGGTTTCAAAACCCTGATTAAAAAAGCGCACATTTTTGATTTTGGCGAGCAGGGTATCGGGAATCGCTTCACCGGTTTTAATATGTAAAGCGTGTTTTTTGAGCACTTCATCCTGTCCGGCCCAGTTTTCAAAGAGTTGTGAAGGCAGCTCTACATAATCCCGTGCCACAGCAGGACCTGCCAGCAGGCTGTATTCAACATCAGACAGCAGCCCGTGTAGGCCATGGCCAAATTCGTGAAACAAGGTGCGCACATCGTCAAAAGACAGTAGCGTAGCTTGGCCAGCTGGTGCTTTAGAGAAATTATTATTGTTGATCACAATAGGCACAATCCGCTTGCCTTCACTGCGGCTCTGGCTGCGAAACTCATGCATCCACGCTCCGCCTTGCTTGCTGGTGCGGGAGAAATTATCTCCAATAAAGAGGCCGATCACTTCCCCTTCGCGGCTGACTTCCCAAAGCCGTGCATCGGGGTGATAAAGCGGCAGATCAAAGCGTTCTTTAAAGCTCAGGCCAAATAAGCGATGCGCGCAATCAAAAGCGGCGGCAATCATATTTTCCAGAGCAAAGTAAGGCTTGATTTCGGCATCGTCTAAATCAAATCGCGCTAGGCGTTGTTGCTCGGCTAGATAAAACCAATCCCAAGGCTCGATATCCAGTGGCTCGCCCAGCTCAGCGGCCAGGGTTTGCAAATCGGCTTGCTCTTCGAGTACGCGTTTAAGTGCCGGTGCCCACACTTTTTGCAGTAAATCCAAAGCCGCATGTGGCGTGCCTGCCATGCGGTCACTTAAGGCATAATCCGCAAAATTGGCGTAACCCAGCAATTGAGCCTGCTCTTGCCGTAGCGCCAGAATACGTGCGGCGATTGGGCGGTTATCTGTTTTACCCGGATGTTCGCCGCGGCTTTTCCATGCTTTGTGCGCGATTTCACGTAAATCCCTGCGGCTGGAATAAGTCAGAAATGGCACAACGGAAGAACGGCTGAGTGTAATCACACAGCCTTCAGTACCACGGTCTGCCGCCGCCTGTTTTGCTGATGCTCTGATGGATTCCGGCAGGCCTGCCAAATCATTTTCATCATGAAGCTGCAGGCGGTATTGCGCTTCATCGCTGCGTACATTTTGCGAAAATTGTGTGCAGAGTGTGGCCAGCGCGGCCACGATTTCTGAAAAGCGCAGCCTTGATTCGCCGGTGAGCTCGGCACCATTTCTAACAAAATTTAAGCGAATACGTTCTAAAAGGCGCAGCTTTTCTGTGTTTAAGCCTAAATCTTTGCGCTGCTGATAAAGGGCATTAATGCGCGTAAAAACACCCTCTTGCTGATAAACCATATTATTGTGGGCAGCAAGTTGTGGTGCGAGAGTGAGCTCAATCGCTTCAAGCTCCGGGTTTGTTTCTGAAGCCGTCAGGTTTTCAAACAGGCCATTGATGCGCGCAAGTAATGAGCCAGCAAGGGCAAATCGCTCTACACTATTAGCAAAATCAGGCAGGCTGGTTTGTTCGGCAATTGCATTTAATTCGGCGCGATGCTGCGCCATCGCAAAAGCAAAAGCAGGGGGGAAATGCCCGGGCAGAATTTGATCAAATGGTGGCAGGCCAAAAGGGGTTTGCCATTCTTGCAATAAAGGATTGCGCTCTGTGTGCATGATTGAAGCCTGAGACTTTGGAGTGATTATTTTATTACATTGGCATACTGCTGGCTATTGGTGAAAACAATACTAAACATTTAATGCTCATTTTTTATTTAATCATTGTGCTATTAAATGAGTATTTTAAGAAAATTGTCATATTTCACTGAAAAAGCGTGGTATTAATCTGAACGTGTATGGGGAGAAGATGAAGTGACCCATGCCACTGCTATGATTGAAAATCAGCTCCAGCACCGGTTTTTGTGAATAATTTGGCAATTTTTTAAATTGAATATTGCAGCATAGTGCTATAAACAGCGTCGATGTTTTCATCCTCAATTCAGAATATGATGATGTAATAAAATGATGATGTGCATGAGTAAGGTGAAAAATATGTGGCGATACTGTGAGTGATTTACAGATTACGTCGTAATGCAAAAATAGCTTAGGAGAAAGCGTTGGAGAATAATCAGCTATTACACACTTCTGTTGTTTTATTAGCAGCAGCGGTGATTGCAGTTCCGATATTTAAGCGTTTTAATTTAGGATCAATCCTAGGCTACTTAGTAGCCGGGGTGATTGTAGGGCCCTATTTTTTTGGGTTTATTAAAGATCCAGCCGCCGTACTGGATTTTGCAGAAATAGGCGTGGTGCTCTTATTATTTGTTTTGGGTTTGGAATTAAACCCAAAATCACTCTGGCAGATGCGTAAAAAAATCATTGGTCTGGGGGGCGCTCAACTCTTGCTGTGCGGGCTGGCTCTTGCTGGCTTATCTGTCGTTTCTTTAAGTCTTGAATTTAAAACTTCATTTTTGGTTGGTGTGACACTGGCTTTATCTTCTACGGCATTTGCTGTTCAGCTATTAAAAGAGCGCAGTATGCTGAACCAGCCTATTGGCCGAATTGGCTTTGCAATTTTGCTGATGCAGGATCTGGCAGTTATTCCTGTATTACTGAGTTTACAAGCGATGGCTCCAGATCCAAGCGGCCATATTGTGCCATGGTGGCTGGGTTTGCTTGCGGTAGTGATTACACTTTTTATTGGTACCTATTTGCTAAGCCCGCTGCTTAAAATTGTAGCAAAGTACGGTAATTCAGAAGTCATGACTGCGGCAGCTTTACTGATTGTATTAGGTGCTGCTTTAGGTTTTGATTATGCTGGCTTATCCATGGCCATGGGGGCGTTTATTGCGGGGATTATGCTGGCCAATTCTAGCTTCAGGCATCAGCTTGAGGCAGATATTGAGCCATTTAAAGGCTTATTATTAGGCTTGTTTTTTATTACCATTGGCACCAGCATCAATTTGAAAATGCTGCTGG includes these proteins:
- the mpl gene encoding UDP-N-acetylmuramate:L-alanyl-gamma-D-glutamyl-meso-diaminopimelate ligase, with the translated sequence MHIHILGICGTFMGGIAALARTAGHKVTGCDANVYPPMSTQLETLGIELIEGWDSEQLSLGADLYVIGNVVTRGNPLMEEILNRGLPYTSGPQWLGDNLLRDKWVLCVAGTHGKTSTSSMLAWILEYAGLAPGFLIGGIPENFGISARAPGRPRQDSASTSPFFVLEADEYDTAFFDKRSKFVHYRPRTAVLNNLEFDHADIFADLPAIETQFHHLVRTVPGLGRLLVNGKEDSLKRVLDKGCWSEVEYFGGASGWRAGQCFEDGFEVLLGDQPQGELHWALIGEHNQMNALAAIAAARHVGVSPAVAIAALAEFKNVKRRMEIKGHSKGITIYDDFAHHPTAIATTVAGLRKKVGNARILAVLEPRSNTMKLGSMKEALPGSLQSADLIFCYGANLGWSSSEALASLGPKAQSFDDLNLLIEAVRLAAQAGDHILIMSNGGFGGVHGKLLAAL
- a CDS encoding GGDEF domain-containing protein codes for the protein MSNVTVSTSVNPVEIARIALKKLSERGLAPTPENYTKFYNAIATIKSPDAKTSNETLQAWQLLYKVEDILGDMGETTGQLLSALAGGNEAMTASLDQLQDTRRAHLEQSASPDDTHSKLENLLNSIINSTSEMHSSVTASKTDLLAIRDSVRSIEENLAINRQILEQDALTGAMNRQGFDNRLVREAKLAQRHGHKLSVVLFDLDDFKLVNDRFGHAVGDNVLVHIAGLAKSVLRESDILVRYGGEEFLILLAETDIHGARYVLERLQQVARRNPFMYKQQRLDVTFSTGIAMLRGDENGRALVLRADEALYMAKRNGRGLIELAQ
- a CDS encoding diguanylate cyclase, which encodes MSKPTARPKPIVLIVDDMPDSIAILSSCLEDEYQLLAASNGHTALKLANEYLPDLILLDVIMPELDGYSVCAQLKANPDTAKIPLIFVTALLSAADEERGFAAGAVDYVNKPISRAILRARVRAHIAQNKMHHELLAFTEELEQKEQDAEKAQRLLNAVLDAIPIRVFWKDPDSRYIGCNRHFANDNGVSSSEEIIGRTDFELMPERANALQAFAQTVIRTGQSLLNQEGAITTHDGKLTHISLNHVPLLESDGSVIGIVGAYEDITQRKHTFDALQDAKLKLETKLEEIVSLQEKLLEAALRDPLTGLYNRRYLAETLDIMLAQATRNQMPLSAVMIDIDHFKVVNDTYGHPAGDEVLKCLARFLSSQARTSDIVCRLGGEEFLILMMGASAENARIKIDKYREDFSKITIRHQNSAIKITFSAGVAVYPDHTESSKKLLEYADLALYAAKHNGRNRVSIFN
- a CDS encoding M3 family metallopeptidase; this encodes MHTERNPLLQEWQTPFGLPPFDQILPGHFPPAFAFAMAQHRAELNAIAEQTSLPDFANSVERFALAGSLLARINGLFENLTASETNPELEAIELTLAPQLAAHNNMVYQQEGVFTRINALYQQRKDLGLNTEKLRLLERIRLNFVRNGAELTGESRLRFSEIVAALATLCTQFSQNVRSDEAQYRLQLHDENDLAGLPESIRASAKQAAADRGTEGCVITLSRSSVVPFLTYSSRRDLREIAHKAWKSRGEHPGKTDNRPIAARILALRQEQAQLLGYANFADYALSDRMAGTPHAALDLLQKVWAPALKRVLEEQADLQTLAAELGEPLDIEPWDWFYLAEQQRLARFDLDDAEIKPYFALENMIAAAFDCAHRLFGLSFKERFDLPLYHPDARLWEVSREGEVIGLFIGDNFSRTSKQGGAWMHEFRSQSRSEGKRIVPIVINNNNFSKAPAGQATLLSFDDVRTLFHEFGHGLHGLLSDVEYSLLAGPAVARDYVELPSQLFENWAGQDEVLKKHALHIKTGEAIPDTLLAKIKNVRFFNQGFETVRYLGSALLDLQIHLDLTEHVQDIGAFEAATLEKIGLPKAAGINHRLPHFGHLFSSDGYAAGYYVYMWAEVLEADTFNAFIETGNAFDPATAERLYRTIYSVGNSIDPASAWLAFRGRPAEVSPLLAKRGLN